The Indicator indicator isolate 239-I01 chromosome 38, UM_Iind_1.1, whole genome shotgun sequence genome window below encodes:
- the LOC128978647 gene encoding proline-rich protein 36-like yields the protein ASQYGLPVPPSTGSQCLPVRAPSASQCLPVQAPSASQCVRAPSASQCLPVQAPSASQCLPVRAPSASQSLPVWVPIQAPSASKCLPVRAPSASQCLPVQAPSVSQCLPASQCLPVRAPSASQCLPVRCLPVPPSIASQCLPVCPSASQCLPVQAPSASQCLPVRAPSASQ from the exons gcctcccagtacgggctcccagtgcctcccagtacaggctcccagtgcctcccagtacgtgctcccagtgcctcccagtgcctcccagtacaggctcccagtgcctcccagtgcg tacgggctcccagtgcctcccagtgcctcccagtacaggctcccagtgcttcccagtgtctcccagtacgggctcccagtgcctcccagagCCTCCCAGTATGGGTTCCCA tacagGCTCCCAGTGCTTCTAAGTGTCTCCCAGTAcgtgctcccagtgcctcccagtgcctcccagtacagGCTCCCAGTgtttcccagtgcctccca gcctcccagtgcctcccagtacgggctcccagtgcctcccagtgcctcccagtacgg tgcctcccagtgcctcccagtatagcctcccagtgcctcccagtatgccccagtgcctcccagtgcctcccagtacaggctcccagtgcctcccagtgtctcccagtacgtgctcccagtgcctcccag
- the LOC128978648 gene encoding kallikrein-14-like — protein sequence MVLDLHEMVLDLLEMVLGLHEMVLDLLEMVLAAEDESRIIGGVPCSISSRPFQVAIVKRGQILCGGSLVHAQWVLTAAHCKQPTRDLRVLLGTDTLGEGTGEVRTIQQVLVHPGYNPRRNDNDFMLLRLDQPVRFSSTIKKIRLATRCPTEGMSCSVSGWGTTKSPGAKLPKKLQCASIQTFGRSKCSRAYGSSITPNMFCAGVPQGGIDSCQGDSGGPLVCNGVLQGVVSWGMAVCGRRGQPGVYSNVCRASAWVRSRVGRG from the exons ATGGTTTTGGATCTTCATGAGATGGTTTTGGATCTTCTTGAGATGGTTTTGGGTCTTCATGAGATGGTTTTGGATCTTCTTGAGATGGTTTTGG ctgcagaggatgAGTCTCGGATCATCGGGGGGGTCCCCTGCTCCATCTCCAGCAGACCCTTCCAGGTGGCCATCGTCAAGAGGGGGCAGATCCTCTGTGGGGGGAGCTTGGTCCACGCCCAATGGGTGCTGACCGCCGCCCACTGCAAGCAGCCAACCAG ggacctgagggtgctgctggggacgGACACCCTGGGGGAGGGCACAGGGGAGGTGAGGACCATCCAGCAGGTCCTGGTCCACCCTGGCTACAACCCCCGGAGGAACGACAACGACTTCATGCTGCTGAGGTTGGACCAACCTGTGAGGTTCAGCAGCACCATCAAgaagatcaggctggccaccaGGTGTCCCACCGAGGGCATGAGCTGCAGTGTCTCCGGCTGGGGCACCACCAAGTCCCCGGGAG CCAAGCTGCCCAAGAAGCTCCAATGTGCCTCCATCCAGACCTTTGGGAGGTCCAAGTGCTCCAGGGCCTACGGCAGCTCCATCACCCCCAACATGTTCTGTGCTGGGGTCCCCCAGGGGGGCATCGACTCCTGCCAG ggtgactctggaggtcccttggtGTGCAACGGAGTCCTCCAGGGGGTGGTCTCCTGGGGCATGGCCGTCTGCGGGCGCCGAGGACAACCTGGAGTCTACTCCAACGTCTGCAGAGCCTCCGCCTGGGTCCGCAGCCGCGTCGGGAGGGGCTGA